The genomic window GGGATGGTCCTTGGCGAGGGCGGTGAGGTCGCGCAGACGCCGCAGGCTCTCGGGCGTCATCAGCTCTCGGATCAGGCGCTCCACGACGTCGACGAGCGGCAGCTCGGCGCCGACTGAGGAGACGAGCGCGACCGCGGACTGCGCTCCGGTGCACGCGACCGAGGCGATCGCCTCTTTCACGATCCCGACGAGGTGCTGGCGGCGTCAGCCGAGTGTGGTGAGCACGGGCTGACGCACGTCGAGGGTGCGGGTCCAGGCGCTGCGGGCGGCGATCGCGCCGAGCAATCCGATGCCCGCGAGGATCAGGGCGGTGGCCGGAAGGCCGAGCACCGCGCCGAGGATGCCGGCCGTCGGATAGGTCAGGATGAAGCACGCGTGCGAGAGGGAGAACTGCGCGGCGAACACCGCAGGCCGGCTCGTCCCATCCGAGGCGCGACGCAGCAGCCGGGCCGACGGGGTCAGGATCAGCGAGGTCGCCCCGCCGAGCAGCAGCCACAGCATCAGCAACAACGCCCACGTCCCCGGCCCGGCGGGAAGGGCGAGCACCAGCGACACCGCGGCGAGGCCGATCGGGAGCGCGGTCGCACCCGCGAGCATGAACGGGCGGTCGGGCCACCGGTCCAGCAGCCTCGGCAGGGCCAGGGCGACGGCCATGGACCCCGCGCCGTACCCGGCGAGCAGCACCGCGACATCCGACTGTGATCGATCCAGGCCGCCCTGCACGAGCACGACCGTGTTCACGATGACCATCGCGGTGGAGGTGGCGACGACGAGGTTCATCGCGAGCAGGCTGCGCAGCTCAGGGGTGCGCAGGAAGTCGCGGGCGCCGCGCGTGAGTCGTTCGAAGAACGGTGCCGGCTCGACGGCGGCCATCCGCGGGAACCCGGTCGCGAGCACCAGCATCGCGGAGCCGGCGAAGCCGATGAAGGTGCCCACGAACAGGTGGTGGGAACCGATCACGGTCAGCAGGGTCGCGGCGAGCACCGGGCTCACCAGCGACTCGAGGTCGTACGCGAGCCGCGACAGCGACAACGCGCGGGTGTACTGCCGCTCATCGGGCAGGACTTCGGGGATCACGGCCTGGAACGCCGGGGTGAACGTCGCCGACGCGGCCTGCAGCACGAAGATCAGCACGTAGATCTGCCACACCTCCGTCACGAACGGCAGGCTGATCGCCACCCCCGCCCGCACGGCATCCGACGAGACCAGCAGCAGCTTGCGCGGCACGTGACTCGTGACGGCGGAGATCAGCGACGCGACGCCGACGTAGGCGAGCATCTTGATCGTGAGCGCCGTGCCGAGCACCACGCCCGCATCGCCGCCGGCGATATCGAACGCCAGCAGTCCCAGCGCAACGGTCAGGAGGCCCGTGCCGAGCAATGCGACGACCTGGGCGGTGAACAGCTTCGCGTACGAGCGATCGCGGAGGACCTCACGCACCGGCAGCACTCCGCACCGCGGCCGACGCCGCGTGCTCGGCACGGTGGTGGGCGGGGTCGGGCTCCAGAGCGTGCTGCGCCTGGAAGACCGCATCCGCCACCAACTGGCGCGCGTGCTCGTTCGCCAGGCGGTAGAACACCCGGGTGCCCTCGTGCCGGGTCGCGACGATCCGGGCCAGGCGGAGCTTCGCGAGGTGCTGCGACACCGCGGCCGGCGACTTCCCGACCATCTCGGCGAGGTGGTTCACGGACAGCTCGTGCTCCCGCAGCGCGAGGATGATCCGCACCCGCGTGGCATCCGCCAGCATCGAGAACACCTCGACTGCCAGCTCGACGTAGGGGCTCTCGGGCGTCAGCCCGGACCCCGTATCTGCATTCATACGCAGATTATTGCATACCAGGCGGTCTCGCTCGGCTTGCTCGTGAACGCTCATCGCCTCCCCGCCCCCTGACACGGCCCGGACTCGACGCCTTAAGCTGACCGGATGCCGCTCGCCCTCCGTCCCTACGAGCCATCCGACGCCGAGGCCACGCTCGCCCTATTCCGGCGCGCGGTGCACACCACCGCTTCCGCCGATTACACGCCGGTGCAGCTGAACGCCTGGGCGCCTGCGGATGCCGACCCTGCGGCATGGGCCAGCCGCCGAGCCGCCCGCCGCACGGTCGTCGCCGAACTCGAGGGGCGCGTGGTGGGATTCACCGACGTCGACGCCGACGGCTACATCGACATGATGTACGTCGACCCGAGCGCAGGTGGGCGAGGCGTCGGCAGCGCGCTGCTCGCATGGGCCCTGGAGGAGGCCGCCAAGGAGGGCGCGGTTGCGGCGAGCACCCACGCGAGCATCACGGCGCGCCCGTTCTTCGAGGCGCACGGGTTCACGGTCGACGAGGTGCGGCACCCGGTGCGGGGCGGCGTCACGTTCGTGAACTACGCGATGAGCCGGTCGATCGCGTCGCCCCGCTCGCACCCGATGACGTGATCGTTCACCACCCCGATCGACTGCATGAACGCGTAGACGCTCGTGGGTCCGACGAACCGGAAGCCGAGGCTCTTGAGCTCCGCGGCGAGCCGGCTCGAGTGTTCGTCCATGCTGCGAACCTCGCGCTCCGGGCGTCGTGGCGGCCCCGCGAATCGCAGCGCCAGCTGCTCGAGGTCGAGGGACGCCGCGACGAGTGTGGAGCACGGTGAGCCAGCCGAGGCCGGCCTGGAGGATGCCCAAGCTCAACGCCTCGAACACGGCGTTCCGCCCCCTGCCCGGCGTGCCCCATTCGACATCGTGGTACGAGGTGAGCATCGGATCGGGTCGCTCGGGCAACGACCACGCGCATCGGACGGCACCGTCGGGCCCCGGCCTGACGGCGAGCTCCGACCAGTCGGACATTCTGCGCCCCCTCAGCCGACGAGGCTCACGGTTCGAGGGTGGAGAGCGGCCGGCTGTCGTCGACGAGGTACGTCGAGAGCATCCGGCCCACTTCAGGCCCGAGGTCCGTCGCGTTGTGCGCGACGCCGGGCGGGATGAGGAACCCGTCGCCCGTGTTCAGCGTGAGCGTCGGCGCATCCCGGATCTCCATCCGCACCGTCCCGCCGATGATGTAGCCGATCTCCTCGCCCGGGTGATGGTGCCACCCGGAGGAGACCCCGACGGGGATCTCGGTGAGCACCTGCACGATCTCGCGGCCGGCGATCGATGAGGCGGCCCGCTGGATCTCGGTGCGCCGGAGGTTGGCGGTGAGTTCGTCGCGCTCGGCGTCATTCATGGTGGTGTCCTTTCCGTGGACGGTTCTCGTGCGCTCGATCCGACGCGTCGGCGCCGGCCATGAGGTCGAGGAGTTCGGCGGCGACCTCGTCCGGCCGGTCCTCGACGAGGAAGTGACCGGCGTCGAGTCCCCGCCCCCGGATGTCGCGTGCCCACGGGCGCCAGACCTCGGGCACGTCGCCGTAGAACGAGGGGAGCGCACCGGTCGCGCTCCAGAGCAGGAGCAGAGGACATTCGATCCTCCGGCCGCGGTCCCGATCGGCCCGATCGTCCGAGCGGTCCACGCCCGCCCCAGCGCGGTAGTCCTCGCAGATCGCGTGCACCACCTCGGCGTCGTCGAAGAGGCCGCGGTAGATCGCCATCAGCTCAGCCGGATAGCGACCGGGTGCACGGCCCAGCCCCAGCGCGCGCACGTGCCCGTCGAAGAAGGCGTCGGGGTCGGCCCCGATCAGGCGCTCGGGCAGCGGTTCCGGCTGGGCGAGGAACGACCAGTGCCAGTAGCGAAGAGCCAGGTCCGCGTCGGCTCGGCCCCACACCTCGGACGTGGGCACGACATCGAACACGGCGGCGGCCGTGATGCGCTCGGGGTGATCGAGCGCCATCCGATAGGCGACCCGGCCCCCTCGATCGTGCC from Agromyces aurantiacus includes these protein-coding regions:
- a CDS encoding MFS transporter, which produces MREVLRDRSYAKLFTAQVVALLGTGLLTVALGLLAFDIAGGDAGVVLGTALTIKMLAYVGVASLISAVTSHVPRKLLLVSSDAVRAGVAISLPFVTEVWQIYVLIFVLQAASATFTPAFQAVIPEVLPDERQYTRALSLSRLAYDLESLVSPVLAATLLTVIGSHHLFVGTFIGFAGSAMLVLATGFPRMAAVEPAPFFERLTRGARDFLRTPELRSLLAMNLVVATSTAMVIVNTVVLVQGGLDRSQSDVAVLLAGYGAGSMAVALALPRLLDRWPDRPFMLAGATALPIGLAAVSLVLALPAGPGTWALLLMLWLLLGGATSLILTPSARLLRRASDGTSRPAVFAAQFSLSHACFILTYPTAGILGAVLGLPATALILAGIGLLGAIAARSAWTRTLDVRQPVLTTLG
- a CDS encoding DNA-3-methyladenine glycosylase I, yielding MDEHSSRLAAELKSLGFRFVGPTSVYAFMQSIGVVNDHVIGCERGDAIDRLIA
- a CDS encoding alpha/beta fold hydrolase, producing MFDRFVERVVETTRGPIFTLVGGDGPALLLLHGYPQTHHAWHGVADALTDRCTVVVADLPGYGGSFRPISTPDHRAHSKRVVGDDLVEAMLGLGFPVFAVAGHDRGGRVAYRMALDHPERITAAAVFDVVPTSEVWGRADADLALRYWHWSFLAQPEPLPERLIGADPDAFFDGHVRALGLGRAPGRYPAELMAIYRGLFDDAEVVHAICEDYRAGAGVDRSDDRADRDRGRRIECPLLLLWSATGALPSFYGDVPEVWRPWARDIRGRGLDAGHFLVEDRPDEVAAELLDLMAGADASDRAHENRPRKGHHHE
- a CDS encoding GNAT family N-acetyltransferase, translating into MPLALRPYEPSDAEATLALFRRAVHTTASADYTPVQLNAWAPADADPAAWASRRAARRTVVAELEGRVVGFTDVDADGYIDMMYVDPSAGGRGVGSALLAWALEEAAKEGAVAASTHASITARPFFEAHGFTVDEVRHPVRGGVTFVNYAMSRSIASPRSHPMT
- a CDS encoding cupin domain-containing protein; translated protein: MNDAERDELTANLRRTEIQRAASSIAGREIVQVLTEIPVGVSSGWHHHPGEEIGYIIGGTVRMEIRDAPTLTLNTGDGFLIPPGVAHNATDLGPEVGRMLSTYLVDDSRPLSTLEP
- a CDS encoding ArsR/SmtB family transcription factor, encoding MNADTGSGLTPESPYVELAVEVFSMLADATRVRIILALREHELSVNHLAEMVGKSPAAVSQHLAKLRLARIVATRHEGTRVFYRLANEHARQLVADAVFQAQHALEPDPAHHRAEHAASAAVRSAAGA